In Deinococcus sedimenti, a single genomic region encodes these proteins:
- a CDS encoding glutamine synthetase III family protein: MNHDFDVISAARNWRTDAVDTATPDQIISSVYSSDVLTLEQLKARLSKPTFKSLQATLERGATLDPTIADTVALAMKTWAMEKGATHYTHWFHPLTGATAEKHDSFVSPNGDGSAIAAFSGKELIQAEPDASSFPSGGLRATFEARGYTAWDASSPAFIMRHANGATLCIPTAFASWTGEALDTKTPLLRSVEALNKAVTPALKLFGASEGTRVSSTLGAEQEYFLIAEEYYYRRPDLVMTGRTLFGAQPPRGQELEDHYFGAIPDRVLSFMTDAEQQLYALGIPVKTRHNEVAPGQFEIAPIFEDSNIAADHQQLTMQVLRNTARKYGLVALLHEKPFAGVNGSGKHCNWSMSTNAGENLLEPGDTPHENLQFLFFTSAVIKAVDEHQDLLRISVASASNDHRLGANEAPPAIISIFLGSELSDIFDRLESGQGGRGAEAGLLGLGTSVLPPLPRHAGDRNRTSPFAFTGNKFEFRAAGSSQSISFPITVLNTIVADAVSALAEELKAKLDAGTELDTAVAEIVKGTYSAHKRIVFNGDGYSDEWHQEAEHGRKLLNLRTTLDAVHHLTDAKNGALFEKFKVLSDRELAARQEIMYDIYFKTVNIEGETTEYMARTMILPAAVKYLSELHAAGSSKAVRGVAAEVEAAADELFDAVQALSAQNTATGGDEVHEKAHHMRDQVLPAMTAVRQAADKLEKVVAEQHWPLPTYRQMLFVK, from the coding sequence ATGAACCATGACTTCGACGTGATCTCCGCCGCCCGCAACTGGCGCACGGACGCCGTGGACACCGCCACGCCCGATCAGATCATCAGCAGCGTGTACTCCAGCGACGTCCTGACCCTGGAGCAGCTCAAGGCCCGCCTGAGCAAACCCACCTTCAAGAGCCTCCAGGCGACCCTGGAACGCGGCGCGACCCTTGACCCGACCATCGCCGACACCGTCGCCCTGGCCATGAAGACTTGGGCGATGGAAAAGGGCGCCACGCACTACACCCACTGGTTCCACCCCCTGACCGGCGCGACCGCCGAGAAGCACGACTCGTTCGTGTCCCCCAACGGCGACGGCAGCGCCATCGCGGCGTTCAGCGGCAAGGAACTCATCCAGGCCGAACCCGACGCCAGCTCCTTCCCCTCCGGCGGCCTGCGCGCGACCTTCGAGGCGCGCGGCTACACCGCCTGGGACGCCAGCAGCCCCGCGTTCATCATGCGTCACGCCAACGGCGCGACCCTGTGCATCCCCACCGCGTTCGCCAGCTGGACCGGCGAGGCGCTGGACACCAAGACGCCCCTGCTGCGCAGCGTCGAGGCGCTGAACAAGGCCGTCACGCCTGCCCTGAAACTCTTCGGGGCCAGCGAGGGCACCCGCGTGAGCAGCACCCTGGGCGCCGAGCAGGAGTACTTCCTGATCGCCGAGGAGTACTACTACCGCCGCCCCGACCTCGTCATGACCGGCCGCACCCTGTTCGGCGCGCAGCCCCCCCGCGGCCAGGAACTCGAGGACCACTACTTCGGTGCGATTCCCGACCGTGTCCTGAGCTTCATGACGGACGCCGAGCAGCAGCTGTACGCGCTGGGCATCCCGGTCAAGACCCGCCACAACGAGGTCGCGCCCGGCCAGTTCGAGATCGCCCCGATCTTCGAGGACAGCAACATCGCCGCCGACCACCAGCAGCTCACCATGCAGGTGCTGCGCAACACCGCCCGCAAGTACGGCCTCGTCGCCCTGCTGCACGAGAAGCCCTTCGCGGGCGTGAACGGCTCGGGCAAGCACTGCAACTGGAGCATGAGCACCAACGCCGGTGAGAACCTGCTGGAGCCCGGCGACACCCCGCACGAGAACCTGCAGTTCCTGTTCTTCACCTCGGCCGTCATCAAGGCCGTGGACGAGCACCAGGACCTGCTGCGCATCAGCGTCGCCAGTGCCAGCAACGACCACCGCCTGGGCGCCAACGAGGCCCCGCCTGCGATCATCAGCATCTTCCTGGGCAGCGAACTGAGCGACATCTTCGACCGCCTCGAAAGCGGCCAGGGTGGACGCGGCGCCGAGGCCGGCCTGCTGGGCCTGGGCACCAGCGTGCTGCCCCCCCTGCCCCGTCACGCCGGGGACCGCAACCGCACCAGCCCCTTCGCGTTCACGGGGAACAAGTTCGAGTTCCGCGCGGCGGGCAGCAGCCAGAGCATCTCCTTCCCGATCACGGTCCTGAATACCATCGTCGCGGACGCCGTGAGCGCCCTCGCCGAGGAGCTGAAGGCCAAACTCGACGCCGGAACCGAGCTGGACACAGCCGTCGCCGAGATCGTCAAGGGCACCTACAGCGCCCACAAGCGCATCGTGTTCAACGGTGACGGCTACAGCGACGAGTGGCACCAGGAAGCCGAGCACGGCCGCAAGCTGCTGAACCTGCGCACCACCCTGGACGCCGTGCACCACCTGACCGACGCGAAGAACGGCGCGCTGTTCGAGAAGTTCAAGGTGCTGTCCGACCGCGAACTGGCCGCCCGTCAGGAAATCATGTACGACATCTACTTCAAGACGGTGAACATCGAGGGCGAGACCACCGAGTACATGGCCCGCACCATGATCCTCCCCGCCGCCGTGAAGTACCTGAGTGAATTGCACGCCGCGGGCAGCAGCAAGGCCGTCAGGGGTGTCGCCGCCGAGGTTGAGGCCGCCGCGGACGAACTGTTCGACGCCGTGCAGGCCCTCAGCGCCCAGAACACCGCCACCGGCGGGGACGAGGTGCACGAGAAGGCCCACCACATGCGCGACCAGGTGCTGCCCGCCATGACCGCCGTGCGCCAGGCCGCGGACAAGCTGGAAAAGGTCGTCGCCGAGCAGCACTGGCCGCTGCCCACCTACCGCCAGATGCTCTTCGTCAAGTAA